Part of the Ignatzschineria larvae DSM 13226 genome, AGATTCCATTAAAAAATCTTTTTTAAATAACATTTTTAGACAATGCTTTTTAGACAATGCTTTTAGGTAAATCTTATTTGTAGACTCAATTTCAACTTAACGCCGAACATTTGGTTGATTTCCCCAATTCAGCTTCTCTTTTAAAATTGAGAAGTAATGATAATCTTTCGAATGTAATAAGGTCAAAAGATGATCTGAAGGCTCAATCGTCAAGGTCTCACCAGAAGAGAGTGTGAAGAGCTCCTGTCCATCACACGTAATATTCACAGGATTCTGCTCTCGATCACTAATCACCACATCAATTCGACTATTCGATGGAATCACTAGCGGTCGATGACTAAAGGTATGAGGGCAGATCGGCGAGAGTACAATCGCCGGTAATGTCGGATAGATAATCGGACCACCCGTTGAGAGTGAATAAGCAGTTGAGCCCGTCGGTGTTGCTAGAATTAAACCATCAGAGCGATAAGTAGAGAGATATTGCTGATCTACATAGACATCGATCTCGATAAGGCGCGATAACTCTGTCTTATGAATGACCACATCATTCATTGCAAAAGAGCGGAAATCGCCATCAATCGACGCTTTGAGTAAAAAACGTTCTTCAAATTGCACATCACCGACTAATATCTCAGATAGATGTTCGCTTAAACTCTGTTGGTCTAGATCCGTTAAAAACCCTAATCGACCTAAGTTCACCCCTAGAATTGGAATATTAAATTGATGAACTTTACGAGCAATACCTAAAAACGTCCCATCCCCACCAAACACGATAATGAGATCCGTTTCTGAAATCGCCCGCATAATCGGTTCAGGGTAGACCAAATTACCACGATAACCAAAATTATCGACTTCAAAACATTCAAGTTGATGAGAAGCAATAATCTCTTTGGTGTAAGTGACTGCTTCCTGAATCTCTTGACTCTCTCTATTACCAAGTATTAAGGCGATTTTTTGAATTTTTTTCATGTTTTATGGTATCGTAAATTATTTAATTATGTGTCACATAGGATAGCACGATACTTTATCCATTAAAGTCCCTATTCGCTGTTTTATTGACATAATCTAAATAGCCAATGCCTATTTGTCTACTTGGCAAATTTCTCACAAATGAGATTTTTAACATAATCGAGTTGTCCAAAATATTATCAATATAAATCGAGCAATTCTGATCTATTGCGGGAATCAATCTGTTACCCACAGTATTTTATTCCTCGATTAATCAGCTGAAATCCCCGACAAAATCGAGCGATTTCCCAATGATTAATCAGAAGTCAACGGCAATAGGATATTGGGTTTTTTAGAAAATTTTTTAGAAAAAAGCGATATTGTTAGCGATTAATGTATTTAATTGTCTGTCACAAGATATAGATCAATGAACGATACTTTCAGTCAGTTAATCTCTCTATATGATTATTTCAAATCAGTCATAAATGGTCATCGTTACAATATCATCCCTCTCAATGCGCAGAATAAATGTTGGAGGTATCATGCGTTATACCCTTCTTTTGTTGCTTAGCCTAGGTCTCTTGCCTAGCGGAGCACTTGCTAGCGAAGTCTCTCTCTTCGATGGTGCAACTCTCTCCCCACTATGGTCTATTCCGTTTATCGGTATTATCCTCTCGATTGCTGTTTTCCCCCTATTTGCACCCATAACATGGGAGCATCATTTCGGTAAAATTACGGCAGGCTGGACGCTCCTCTTCTTTATTCCCCTGATTATCATCTATGGAACCGGTGTCTCTGTGAATATCTTCGCACATGCACTGATTGAAGAGTATATTCCATTTATTCTCCTACTATTGGTGCTCTTTGCAGCTTCCGGCGGTATTCATATTTCCGGCAATCTAGTCGCAAGCCCTAAATTTAATGTCTCCATTCTCGCTGTCGGTACACTGCTTGCTTCTGTCATGGGAACCACTGGTGCGGCGATGTTACTGATTCGCCCTATCTTAATGGCTAATCGTAACCGTAAACATCGGATGCATATTCCGATCTTCTTTATCTTCTTAGTGGCCAATATCGGTGGCGGTTTAACCCCCCTTGGCGATCCACCACTTTTCTTAGGTTTCTTAAATGGTGTTGATTTCTTCTGGACGCTTGAGCATATGTTCCTGCCTGTGCTTATCTTCTCAGTGATTCTGCTGACAGTGTTTTACTTTATTGATCTCTATTTCTTCAGAAAAGAGCAGATTGCAAAACCGACAGAAAGCACCACGATTGTGATCTTAGGCAAACAGAACTTCTTTATTATTCTCGGCGTTCTATTTGGCATTATTCTCTCCGGTGTTTGGATTCCCGGCATCTCCTGGGATGTTTTTGGGGTAGATGTTCATATTGAAAATGTACTTCGAGATCTCTTCTTTATTGTCTTAACAATTATCTCTCTGCTCATTACCTCTAAAGAGATTCGTGAAGCGAATAACTTCAATTGGGAGCCGATTATTGAAGTAGCGAAACTCTTTGCCGGTATCTTCCTCACCATTGTGCCGGTGATTACGATCTTAGAAGCGGGTAGTAAGGGGGCATTCGGCGCAGTTTTAGATATTACCCATACCGCCGATGGTCAACCCATTAACGTCGTCTACTTCTGGGTGACGGCTGCACTCTCTGCCTTCTTAGATAATGCACCGACCTATCTTGTCTTCTTCAAAATGGCAGGTGCACAAGCCCCTGAAGGTATGACCGGAGCACAATACTTAATGAGTGATGGAATGAAAGCAACATTACTAGCGATCTCAATGGGTACTGTCTTTACAGGACCATTAACCTACATCGGTAACGCACCAAACTTTATGGTTAAATCGATGGCAGAACAAGAAGGCATAAAAATGCCCTCTTTCTTCGGCTATATGTTCATTGCGATCATTGTTCTTGTACCGGTGTACATCCTATTAAATCTCATTTTCCTGTAATGTAAAAACCGCATAATATTGCATCAAAAGCATCACAGAAAGATGTGAGTAAAAGTGAAAAAAGCACTAGATTTTCTAGTGCTTTCTTGTAATATTTATAAGACGGTCGTGAAAAATTCAATCGCGATCGAATCTAAGAAAAATCGTACTTATCATCAAATAAGGCAGGATAAAATAATGACGCTGTTAGTACAAAAATATGGAGGAAGTTCTGTTGCGACCATTGAACGTATTCAGAATGTCGCGCGCCGTATTCAAAAATATCATAATGAAGGACACCAAATGGTCGTCGTTCTCTCGGCAATGTCTGGAGAAACCGATCGTCTCATTGGTCTTGCCAATGCCATTACTAAACGCCCTAACCCTCGGGAGATGGATGCGCTTGTATCAACGGGGGAGCAAGTCAGTATCTCTCTTCTCTGTATCGCTTTAGAAGCGATGGGCATTAAAGCAAAATCTTATAACGGCGATCAAGCACGCATTATTACCGATCACGCGCATACTAAAGCGAGAATTAAAAATATCGATACTACTGATATGGAAGATGATCTTGCGGCAGGTTATGTGGTCGTTGTCGCAGGCTTCCAAGGCGTAACGGAAGATGGCTCAGTTACGACTCTAGGTCGAGGTGGGTCTGATACGACAGCAGTAGCCCTTGCCGCACGCTTAAATGCTTCAGAATGCCAAATCTTTACCGATGTAGATGGTGTTTATACTACAGATCCTCGCATAGAGCCTAAAGCGCGTAAATTGGATAAAATTGCCTTTGAAGAGATGTTAGAACTCTCAAGTTTAGGTTCTAAAGTATTACAAATTCGCTCAGTTGAGCTTGCCGCAAAAAATCGTGTTCCCATTCGTGTTCTCTCTTCACTCATCGATAATAATGAGGGAACGCTTATAACTACAGAAAAGGATATTGATATGGAAGCAGCCATTATCTCTGGTGTTGCCACAAGTAAGAATGAAGCTAAAATTACGGTATTAGGTGTTCCTGATCAACCAGGGATTGCCTTTAATATTTTAGAACAAATTAGTAATGCGAATATCGAAGTAGATATGATTGTGCAAAATATCTCTCAAGATGGCACCACTGATTTTACCTTTACCGTAAATGAGATCGACTTTGATAAAGCCTTAGAAATCACTGAAGCATCTGCAAATGAAATGGGTGCTCGTAAAGTACTCGGCGATAAAGATATTGTGAAAGTATCACTTGTCGGTTTAGGAATGCGCTCTCATGCCGGCGTTGCAAGCTTAATGTTTAAAGCCCTGGCGGATGAAAAAATCAATATCAAAATGATCTCGACCTCTGAAATCAAAGTTTCAGTGGTTATCGAAAGCAAATATCATGAGCTTGCCGTACGTACACTGCATGAAGCATTTAAACTTGCAGAATAAAATTCAACAATAAAATTCAACAGCATTATTGGTCAATAATGCTAGATTGAATCTAACAATAGAATAATATAACAATACCTAAATAGATTTCTCTACGATTGAAAAGAGACTATTTAGGTATTTTTTTGCCAGTTATGACCATTCGCTGATTATAATATTTCCATTCTAATTCAACGGGAATCTTTGCACTTATAGGGGAATGCATTAAAATAGAGAACTATCTAACCAATAACAGAGGATCTTCTCCGTTACTATACCTAGGACGGTGCCATTTTATGAGAAAGATTAGCTATTTTCTAACGACCTTGTTTCTGTTAATTCCTGCGCAATTTAGCTTCGCAGAACGTCAGCTTTCCGTTGCTATAGAAGGAATTACCAATAAAAAGGCTTTAGAAAATGCTCAAAATGCCACTGAGCTCTATCAGCTCAATGGGAAAGAGGCGCCTTCCGATCTGCGGATTCAATGGCTCTATGAGGAGGGGGCAAAAGAGATTATCGATGCGCTGCAACCTTATGGTTACTATCGCGCAGATGTGAAAGGCAACTTACTGTATGAAGGCAATACGGTCAAAGTAGTCTATCAAGTCACGCCGAATGAACGCATTCCCATTGGTGAACTTAATCTCGGCATTACGGACTTAGATGCGATCAAAACGCGTCCTACGAAAGAGGCAATGAGTGAATATCAGGCTTTTGACTCTATCTTAACATCAACTAAGATGAAAGTCGGCGCACCGCTCAATCATACCCAGTATGAATCAACCAAAAGCAAACTCTCACAAAAAGCCTCTGAATTGGGTTACTTTGATGCCTATTATCCTGAGCATCAAATTTTAGTCAATCTCGATGATTATAAAGCGTATATCGATCTTGAGATGACTTTAGGTGAGCGCTACGTATTCGGTAATACCACCTTTCATCAAGAGTATTTTGATAATGCTTTTCTTGAACGATTTCTCATCGGGATGAAAGAAAGCAATGATTATAGCGATCAAAAACTGGTGAAATTACAATCAAGCTTCAATGAGTCCAACTACTTTGAGGATGCGGTGATTGTTCCTAAAATCAATGCTCAAGATAAAGATGTCCCGCTCGATATCTATCTTCGTCTTAGAAAACAGCGCACCTTAACGCTCGGTCTTGGTTACTCTTCTGATATCGGCCTTAAAACTATGGGCGGTATGACCTGGCACTATGTTAATCCCTATGGTCATCGTTTAGTCACCAGCTTCCTATTGGCACAGAAAAAGCGAGATGCGCTCATCAACTACCAAATTCCCGGTACTGACCCGCTCAAAGATCAATATAATATCTTCGCTAAGTATGACTATGAAGATACCTCAACTAAGGATTACACCACTTATATGGTCGGGGTCTCTAAAGAGCGTATTCGTGAACAGTATAAGTATGGTTATTCTCTACACTATCAATATGATAAATTCCGAGATTTTGATGGTAGTAAACAAAACAGTCGCTATCTTGTCCCAACCATTTATGGTGAATGGAAGACAGCGCCGGTTATTCCTTTCGATCAATTTGGCCTGATTATCGATGGCCAATTACGGGGAGCCTCCGGTAAAGTACTCTCAACAACCACTTTCCTCCAAGCTAAATTAGGCGCTACCGCCTTTGTTCCTTTGGGGGAGAATAATCGCTTTATTCTTCGCGGTGCGACAGGCTATACCAAAATCCGAGATCGCGATATGCCACGCCTGCCCCCTAGCCTTCGCTTCTATGCCGGTGGGGATAACTCCGTACGCGGTTATAAATATGATGGAATCGGTGATAAGGGCTATAACGGCGATATTTACGGCGGAAAGAAATTAATCGTAGGTAGTATTGAATATGAGCATAAAATTATCCCAAGTCTCTCTGTGGTGGCCTTTGTAGATGCCGGTGATGCTTATAATAGTAAACTAGAGCTCAAATATGGTGCTGGTGCCGGTGTTCGTTGGTACTCCCCAATTGGAACCGTAAAACTCGATCTAGCGCATGGCTTTGATAAAGAGTATGGCGATACCATTCGACTGCATCTTAATATCAATAGCGAACTATAATGATCAGAAAATTAGGCTACTTCCCCCCTAAAACCTTAAAATCAGATTTTATAGTAAATTTGGTTTAAGAAAAATATTTCTTTAAACAGCTATTGTGGGATTTTAAAAAAACATCAAACCGTGCTAAACAACACTTGCAAGATGCCGGATAGAACGATTTTCTGACTTATTACAACCGATGCGCCGGCATTTCAATAAGCTTATTTTGAACCGATCTTACTATACTGTATGATCGGCTCTATTACGCATTAAGTATCTATTCATGCATTGTATAAATTTCAAATAAATATGACCAATAACCCTACTCTTCCCCGTTGGTATCATGAGATATTTCAACGTTATGCTTCTATTTTACAAACAAAATCAGCACTCTATGTTGCTTTAAGTGCCGGTGTTGATTCTAACACCTTACTCCATTGGCTCTACAGCTTTAAAGCCGAGCTTCCACCTATCTATACTATTCATGTGAATCATAATTGGCATGATAATTACTCTCACCTATGGGCGCTCTTTGCTCGCAGGCGTTCTGAGCAATATGGCTTTACCCATGTCCATTATGAAGCCCATTTCCCTGACCATGATCCTCGAGGATTAGAAGCAGCCGGAAGAGAGATGCGCTACCGTAAATTTGGCGAAACTATGCAGGAAAATTCCCTACTTTGCGTTGGTCATCATCGCTCAGATCAAGCAGAAACCGTAATGCAACGGCTCTTACGTAGCGCCGGCGTTCGTGGATTAGGCGCTATGCGGGATTTTAACACCGTTCAATTTGGCGAATATGAGATCAAACTATTTCGCCCTTTCCTCTCTATCTCCAAAATGACGCTCTATCGCACTGCCATTGATCTACGCATTCCTTGGATGGAGGATTATAGCAATCATGAGACTGAAGAGATGGAACGTAATATTATTCGTAATGAGATCTTCCCTTCTATTGACGGACGATTCCCTCAATATGAGAGCGCCTTTTATCAAGTCTCACAGTTTATGCAAGAAGCGGATGATCTCTTAGTGGAAATCGCTGAAGAAGATTTAAAAATGGTGGGGGATCATCAGGATTTATCACAATTGTCATTACCGGCACTTCTGAAACTCTCTCCTCGCCGGCAGAAGAATCTGTTACAAATTTGGATTCGCACTTGGAATATCTCATTTTCAGCCAAGCAATTACAGGAATTTTTCCGCACTTTTATCGAACAATCCCCCACACATCAAAGCCTCTTTAAACTTGGGGAATATGGTATTTACTACTATCAAGAGAAGCTCTATTTACGCCTGCTAAAATCTCCTATCGTCAAAGACTTTGCACTGATCCCTGCACCTAATGCACCGGCAGCTGAATTTTGGCAACAAAACCCTTGTCGTCTAATTCCAAGAGCTGGCGGTGAGCGTTTTCATCCTATTGGCCGCCATAAAAGTCAAACCTTAAAAAAACTGCTACAAGAAGCAGAACTGCCACAATGGGAACGCACACAATGTTGGCTACTCCAATCAATCAAAACTGGCGATATTCTCTGGGTAAATCATTTAGGCTTTGCGCAATCATTGACCCCTTTTATGGCTCAAGAAGGCTTAGCTCCCAAACTGATTACGCAATAAAAGAGATAGAATCGATAAATTCCATTAAATAAACTCATACTATGAGTTCTATGAACAATACAAAGGCCACATAGCGTGGCCTTGATTTTTAGATTCTAACTATCATCACTTTTATAATGAGATCGGTTCAAAATAAGCTTATTGAAATGCCGGCACATCGGTTGTAATAAGTCAGAAAATCGTTCTATCCGGCATCATGCCACTATTGTTTAGTACGGTTTTATATTTTTTTAAATATTCCGCAATAGCTATTTAAAAACCCTTTTTCTTAAACCAATAACCTGACTAATCAACTTAATTCATTAACTTGAATAACAAATCTAATGGATACGTGCAACTTTCAACGCATTGAGTAATTGAGTAATATTTTGTTGAACAGCTAAATTTCGTGCATCCACTGCGCGAGTCGTTCCTAAATAAGCAGTTGTGACCGGCACTTTCTCAGTTGAAGTGATCTCTTGATCAAATAGAACCTTACCACTCTTCTCATCCACTAATTGATAACGAACCACCAAAGTTGTCGGAAATTGTAAACCCACACTTAACTGGCTAAATTGAAGCACAGTTGCTTTTAAGATCGCACTCTCTTTTGTGCCACCAAACAATGTGGATTCATCTAAGCTCTCTTGCAGTGCTTCGGCAAAGGCTTTTTTAAAAACAGGCTCATAGTTCCCTTTTCCCTCCACATTGAAAAAGAAGTGGTCTACAGGCTCAGCTTTAGCAATTTCAACATCGACTTCTCCTAGATGAAGTGGAATACGCTCTGCTTGTGTAATAGGGGTTACATCAGTTTCAGGAATGTATTGAAAATGATTTGTTGAGCAGCCCGCAATGAGTAATAACAGCGCCAAAGAGGTTAATTTTTTCATAAGATACTCCTATCTATTAATGAAGATAGCGCCGATTAACGTCCACAATAGATATTAATTAGCTCGAACGCTACTTTTAAAAAGCACAAAAACTATCGTACTTAATCTCTAATTTGCTATTATACACTCAATGATTACTGACATTTATTGGTAATTTTTATCAAAAATTTATCTATTTTTAATCTTTCTAATCACAAGGATGTGAATTTTATTTAACTAACCTTTAATACGAAATACAAATGCAATGGAAATAATATCGGCTCATTTCCTTACAAAATGAGAATACTATTTCAAATAGGACAATATTTTTGTATTAAAGCATCCATAGGGGTTAGCAAATGGGTTTACGTTTTAGAAAAAGAATTAAACTAGCCAAAGGGCTCTATATTAATATTGGTTCAAAAGGGATCTCGAGTATCTCTGCCGGCATTCCTGGTGCAACCATTAATACCAAAGGGCATACTCGCCTCTCACTGCCCGGCACGGGGCTCTATTATCAAACAAACCTGTTATCTCATGCATCTAAATCAACC contains:
- the tilS gene encoding tRNA lysidine(34) synthetase TilS, which produces MTNNPTLPRWYHEIFQRYASILQTKSALYVALSAGVDSNTLLHWLYSFKAELPPIYTIHVNHNWHDNYSHLWALFARRRSEQYGFTHVHYEAHFPDHDPRGLEAAGREMRYRKFGETMQENSLLCVGHHRSDQAETVMQRLLRSAGVRGLGAMRDFNTVQFGEYEIKLFRPFLSISKMTLYRTAIDLRIPWMEDYSNHETEEMERNIIRNEIFPSIDGRFPQYESAFYQVSQFMQEADDLLVEIAEEDLKMVGDHQDLSQLSLPALLKLSPRRQKNLLQIWIRTWNISFSAKQLQEFFRTFIEQSPTHQSLFKLGEYGIYYYQEKLYLRLLKSPIVKDFALIPAPNAPAAEFWQQNPCRLIPRAGGERFHPIGRHKSQTLKKLLQEAELPQWERTQCWLLQSIKTGDILWVNHLGFAQSLTPFMAQEGLAPKLITQ
- a CDS encoding NAD(+)/NADH kinase; this encodes MKKIQKIALILGNRESQEIQEAVTYTKEIIASHQLECFEVDNFGYRGNLVYPEPIMRAISETDLIIVFGGDGTFLGIARKVHQFNIPILGVNLGRLGFLTDLDQQSLSEHLSEILVGDVQFEERFLLKASIDGDFRSFAMNDVVIHKTELSRLIEIDVYVDQQYLSTYRSDGLILATPTGSTAYSLSTGGPIIYPTLPAIVLSPICPHTFSHRPLVIPSNSRIDVVISDREQNPVNITCDGQELFTLSSGETLTIEPSDHLLTLLHSKDYHYFSILKEKLNWGNQPNVRR
- a CDS encoding autotransporter assembly complex protein TamA; amino-acid sequence: MRKISYFLTTLFLLIPAQFSFAERQLSVAIEGITNKKALENAQNATELYQLNGKEAPSDLRIQWLYEEGAKEIIDALQPYGYYRADVKGNLLYEGNTVKVVYQVTPNERIPIGELNLGITDLDAIKTRPTKEAMSEYQAFDSILTSTKMKVGAPLNHTQYESTKSKLSQKASELGYFDAYYPEHQILVNLDDYKAYIDLEMTLGERYVFGNTTFHQEYFDNAFLERFLIGMKESNDYSDQKLVKLQSSFNESNYFEDAVIVPKINAQDKDVPLDIYLRLRKQRTLTLGLGYSSDIGLKTMGGMTWHYVNPYGHRLVTSFLLAQKKRDALINYQIPGTDPLKDQYNIFAKYDYEDTSTKDYTTYMVGVSKERIREQYKYGYSLHYQYDKFRDFDGSKQNSRYLVPTIYGEWKTAPVIPFDQFGLIIDGQLRGASGKVLSTTTFLQAKLGATAFVPLGENNRFILRGATGYTKIRDRDMPRLPPSLRFYAGGDNSVRGYKYDGIGDKGYNGDIYGGKKLIVGSIEYEHKIIPSLSVVAFVDAGDAYNSKLELKYGAGAGVRWYSPIGTVKLDLAHGFDKEYGDTIRLHLNINSEL
- a CDS encoding aspartate kinase yields the protein MTLLVQKYGGSSVATIERIQNVARRIQKYHNEGHQMVVVLSAMSGETDRLIGLANAITKRPNPREMDALVSTGEQVSISLLCIALEAMGIKAKSYNGDQARIITDHAHTKARIKNIDTTDMEDDLAAGYVVVVAGFQGVTEDGSVTTLGRGGSDTTAVALAARLNASECQIFTDVDGVYTTDPRIEPKARKLDKIAFEEMLELSSLGSKVLQIRSVELAAKNRVPIRVLSSLIDNNEGTLITTEKDIDMEAAIISGVATSKNEAKITVLGVPDQPGIAFNILEQISNANIEVDMIVQNISQDGTTDFTFTVNEIDFDKALEITEASANEMGARKVLGDKDIVKVSLVGLGMRSHAGVASLMFKALADEKINIKMISTSEIKVSVVIESKYHELAVRTLHEAFKLAE
- a CDS encoding sodium:proton antiporter, yielding MRYTLLLLLSLGLLPSGALASEVSLFDGATLSPLWSIPFIGIILSIAVFPLFAPITWEHHFGKITAGWTLLFFIPLIIIYGTGVSVNIFAHALIEEYIPFILLLLVLFAASGGIHISGNLVASPKFNVSILAVGTLLASVMGTTGAAMLLIRPILMANRNRKHRMHIPIFFIFLVANIGGGLTPLGDPPLFLGFLNGVDFFWTLEHMFLPVLIFSVILLTVFYFIDLYFFRKEQIAKPTESTTIVILGKQNFFIILGVLFGIILSGVWIPGISWDVFGVDVHIENVLRDLFFIVLTIISLLITSKEIREANNFNWEPIIEVAKLFAGIFLTIVPVITILEAGSKGAFGAVLDITHTADGQPINVVYFWVTAALSAFLDNAPTYLVFFKMAGAQAPEGMTGAQYLMSDGMKATLLAISMGTVFTGPLTYIGNAPNFMVKSMAEQEGIKMPSFFGYMFIAIIVLVPVYILLNLIFL